TTTCTACAGAAGCTACAGCCGGATTAAAGAGGATGGTACGAATGAACATTGGCCAGATACAGTCATACGTGTCACAGAAGGTATCTTTTCTATACGAAAAAATCACGCACTCAATTATCATCTTCCCTGGAACGAAAATGAGGCCCAAGAATTTGCAAAATATTTTGCCTTAAGTATGCTGCAATTCAAATGGCTTCCTCCCGGACGAGGATTGTGGATGATGGGTACTCGTTACATGTATGAAAGAGGAAGTGCGGGTTTATATAATTGTGCCGCCGTCGATACAGCTGATTTAGCACATGCAGCAGACTGGGCCATGGATATGCTGATGGTAGGAGCAGGTGTTGGCTTCAATACAGCATGGAGTGGCAAAGCAACCAGACCCGATAAAACTCATCCTAAGATGTATGTAATAGATGACAGCAAAGAGGGATGGGTCAAATCGGTTCGTTTGTTGATACAGAGCTATACCGACAATGCTCCATTCTACAGGTTTGATTATTCCAAAATCCGTCCTGCCGGATCTCCTTTGAAAACTTTCGGTGGAGTCGCACCAGGTCCCGAGCCTCTGAAAAGACTGCATAAAAATATAGAAAAGATTCTAGATGATTATGTAGATAAAAAAATTGACAAGACAAGATGTGTTGTTGATCTATTTAATAATATCGGTCTTTGCGTCGTTTCTGGAAACATCAGGCGATCAGCTGAGATTGCAATAGGAAAGCCAGAGGATGAGACATTTTTATATCTTAAAGATTATGAAAAATTTCCTGATAGAAAAGAGTTTGGATGGATATCCAACAATTCTGTAGTCATTGAAAATCTGGATGATTTTCACTTCATAGATGCAATAACACCATTGATCGCGACCAATGGCGAGCCAGGTCTCTTGCACCTTGAAAATATGCAAAAGTTTGGACGCTTTGGAGAGATCGTTCCAGATAAGGCATGGCTCAGCAATCCTTGTGGAGAGATTGCTCTTGAAGGATATGAGCTGTGCAACCTAAGCGAAATTTTCGTATCAAAATGTAAAAACGAAAAAGAGTTTTTGCAGCTTATTGAGTATGCGACATTCTACGCTTCCACCGTCAATCTTTTACCGACTCACAGAGCAGAAACGAATGAAATCATTGCAAGAAATAGAAGAATTGGTGTCAGCGTTTCAGGTGTAGCAGATGCTATCGAAAAATTTGGACTGGAAACCCTCATCAAATGGCTGCGTAAAGGGTATAAAAAGGTACGCGCTGTCAATGAAAGATTGGCAAAGGAAGCCGGAATTCCCGTATCACTGAAAGTAACATGTGTCAAGCCTTCCGGTACCATCAGCATACTGGCTGGAACGAGTCCAGGAATGCACTATCCTCTCGCCACATATGCTCTGAGACGTATTCGAATCGGCAAAACATCAAAACTAGCAAAACTTTTGATAGAATCCGGTCTTTCGTATGAAGAGGATCTGTATGATACAAATTCCTATGTATTTTCATTTCCCATCCGTTACGAAAATCCTCGATCAATAAAAGA
This region of Nitratiruptor sp. YY08-10 genomic DNA includes:
- a CDS encoding fused protease/ribonucleoside-triphosphate reductase; translation: MYVEHFFTLSSQTKELLQNTPYQFGFGLLGEVTFYRSYSRIKEDGTNEHWPDTVIRVTEGIFSIRKNHALNYHLPWNENEAQEFAKYFALSMLQFKWLPPGRGLWMMGTRYMYERGSAGLYNCAAVDTADLAHAADWAMDMLMVGAGVGFNTAWSGKATRPDKTHPKMYVIDDSKEGWVKSVRLLIQSYTDNAPFYRFDYSKIRPAGSPLKTFGGVAPGPEPLKRLHKNIEKILDDYVDKKIDKTRCVVDLFNNIGLCVVSGNIRRSAEIAIGKPEDETFLYLKDYEKFPDRKEFGWISNNSVVIENLDDFHFIDAITPLIATNGEPGLLHLENMQKFGRFGEIVPDKAWLSNPCGEIALEGYELCNLSEIFVSKCKNEKEFLQLIEYATFYASTVNLLPTHRAETNEIIARNRRIGVSVSGVADAIEKFGLETLIKWLRKGYKKVRAVNERLAKEAGIPVSLKVTCVKPSGTISILAGTSPGMHYPLATYALRRIRIGKTSKLAKLLIESGLSYEEDLYDTNSYVFSFPIRYENPRSIKEVEIYEQMLVLSMLQREWADNMVSNTIQFDPSRYNAKDLSQIIKYFLPMIKSLTLLPKEETVYPQMPFESISEMEYKEKVSQLPTIKWNQLSGHHADSERFCSARSCEINQSPPILSS